TCTTTGCCATTTGAGTTTTGCCCGAGGTATCTATTTATCATGGAATTATTATAAAAAGAAAAGCACCAACAACAGAAAGCACATAGAAAACACATCATATATACAAACCTCAGTTGATGGCATGCACCTAGAATTCATACATGTGCATGATTAGTTTCAGTACAATATACTAGGAACATCGATTGATACATTCATGATAAATCTCCAGAGTATTAAATTACATTTCAACAGCAAACCAAAGAACCAATGCTGGTTCTAGTACAATACGAAAACAGCATACAAACCTTGAATACATAACCTGAATAGTTCTAGTACAATACACTTGAACATCGATTGATACAATCATGATATATCCCAAAAACATTTATTGAATTACATGAGAGCAAACCAAGAACCAGCTGGTAATCTCATCTCAGCTCCTACCCATTATTTTTACCTCTCAAGGAAGTCCAGGTAACAGCCACTTGCACATAAACCCAATCATACAAGCTGTCGCAGAGTGAGTACCAAGCAGCTCTCCATCTCCTCTTGAACAAGAAGGTGCAGAAGACCACCCAGAGACCCATCACAAATCCAGAGCCCAAGGCGAGGAAAAACGAAACCACGTCGTCAATTGCAACTCCATGATATTCTCCTGGAATTTGCTCAGGCTTTGACGAACAATTCTGTGAGAGAGGAGGACCGCAGAGGCCAGGGTTGCCAATATATATAGATGTGGGGTCCTCAAGTGTTTGCAGTTGATTTCCAGCTGGTATCTTTCCTTTCAGATTGTTGTAGGACAGGTTCAGGCGACTCAATGACGTGAGAGCCGATAAGCTTGAAGGGATTTCACCAGACAAATCGTTGTGTGATAGGTCGAGCGACTCCACTTGCATTAAGGCACCAACATTCTCAGGGATTTTTCCATTGAAGCTATTCCATGATAAGTTCAGGTTCTTCAATTCTATAAGAGTGCTGATTTCTTCAGGAATCTCTCCGGTAAGACTATTACAAGATAAATCAAGATTCACCATATATATGATTTCTCCTGTGTATAATCGCTCTTGACCTTTCATGAGTACTGTCAAATTCTCAGTATAGTCAACTAGTTTATTTTCACCAAGCTGGAAAAAAGTATTCAAGGCATACCGAAGATTATCAGAGTTGCCTCTTGCTTGTCTCATGCCTGTGCAATTACCAATTGATCTCGGTATGCTCCCTGATATATTGTTGTACGCAAGGTCCAAGTATTGTAGATTAACAAGCTTCGTAAGCTTGACAGGAATGTGACCATAAAACATATTGGACCTGAGTCGTAAGAATGACAAAGACAGTAGCTTCTCCCCAATCCATGCTGGTAAAGCCCCAGAGAATTGATTAAGTCCGAGATCAAGAAAGATGAGTTGTGGGCATTTCTGCAGAAGTGAAGGAAATTCACCCGAGAGGCTGTTGTTTCTGAAACTTAGATTAATGATACTCAGGCTTGTCATGTCTGTGCCGGATTCATTGACTACACAATCAGTTATTGACCCATTGAGATTATTTCCTGACAGATCTAACAGCTGCAATGATCGCAACTTGCACAAAGAAGATGGAATGCCGCCAGAGATCATGTTGTCGTATAGAACAAGTGTTTCAAGCCATGGCGCTCCAAAGTCTGATGGCAGTGGTCCAACTATATTGTTCCGACTGAGATCCAGTCCGATTAGATTGAGTGGAAGCTTAGGTATTGGACCACCAAGCTGGTTAGAACTGAAATCCATTTCTTGCGCATGCATAAATTCCATTGTTGATGGGAGGACTCCTTTAATCTGATTATCTCGAAGATTGAGAAACCCAGCTGAGGAAGCTGCAAACCAAAGCCAATCCGGTACCATGTCATTGATGCTTGTGTTCGATATATCAAGAGCCCTTACTTGTTTTTGCCATCGCAGCCACACTGGAAATTTAGGCCCTAGCTGGCAGGACCGAAGGTAAATTTCTCTTAGACTAAAAGGAGGAACCCAAGTTGGACTAACTGTGATGGCTATGGAGTTATCTGACAAATCCAATGTGTATAACTTCTCTAGACGTGAAAAATGCCCCTCATGCATGACCCCATCCAGGTTGTTGGAGCTAAGGTCCAACATTGCTAGATTTGTGAGCTCCCCTAACCACACTGGCACATGACCACCGAGTCTGTTATTACGGAGCTGTAGATGGCTGAGGTTGATTATGGAATCTACTGGTGTAGTTGGCAGGCTTCCAGTCAGACTGCAGTTTGATGCATCTAACCATTGTAGTTTATTCTGTGAACAACTGGGCAACCGATTGAATAATTCTTGTATACTCCCATTGATATTGTTGAATGGAAATCCTAATAACTCCAAATTACATAGGTTCTTCATACTGGAAGGTATCATACCCACAAAGTTATTATTTGATAAACCAAGCTCCACAATGGAGGTCATATTACCTATCTCATCCGGAAACAGGCCATAGAAATCATTGGCCGAGATATTTAGATGCTTGAGGCTACTTACATCCCAAAACCAGTTGGGCCTGCTACTCTTATGGAAGTTGTTTTCTGAAAGGTCGAGTGTTTCAAGAGATGTCAGGTTTGAGAGCAAAAGAGAATCAGGGCTACTTCCAAGCTCGCAAAAGGGGAGACGAAGAACTTTCAGAGTTGGAAGCATGTTCACCACCGGAACCCAGTGAACAATTGTACTGAGGTTCACGTAGGTCATATCCAGTTGCTCAAGGGAGGTTAACCGTGATAGCCACGTGATATCCTTGGAGTACGTGCAAAAAGGACAGATGTATGAGTTATCAAGATTTAAGTACTGTAAGTTGGAGAGATTACCCAGCTGCGGTGGTATCTTTCCAATGAACAGTAAGCTTGATAGGTCGAGATATCTCAGCTGATGGAGAGAACCGATGAACTCTGGTATCTGTATCTTGTCAAACCCGTTGCAGTGGAGGTCGAGATATCGTAGATGCTGTAAACCAAGCAACGAGGAGCTTATGTTGCCTGCTAGCATCTGCCGACCCTCATCACAGCCTCCGTAGTGATCAGGGCCTCCGAGATCGAGCTTGACAACATGGCCGGTTCTATTGCTGCAGTAGACGCCCTTCCATCGGCAGCAGTCGTCACCCTTCCATGACGAAAGGATGTTGCCAGGATCTGATAGACCTGCCCTGAAGGCAAGAAGGGCAGATCTCTCACCAGCAATACAACTGGTGATTGTACCGTTTGGATGCAGGGCAGATGTGTCCTCTGTGGTACTCTTGGCTTGAGTAAGCAAGAGCAAGGCTATGGCTACCTGGATGCAGGCTAGTTGGAGCGTGTCCATGTCTGCTTTTGCCATGAGTATGTGTTCTTCTTGGTGTAGGATACCCCATGGTATACATACATGATATAAAGTCGCTGGTTGCTGTTTAATTAAAGCATCTGGAGAGTGAAGTTGACCAATAAGGGGTTGCAGGCTTGATCGATGCTCATGGAGTTTCCCTCTTGTCCGTTTTGGGATTTGAGGTAGCAGTGCACACCAATCAGGGCCTGCAGGCTTGGGATTTGATTAAAGCAACTGGAGAGTGAAGTTGCATATAATTAATCAGAGCAGTTTGTTCGTAATGAAGAAAAATATGCACAATGTTTTGGTTAGTAGCAATCCTGATTGTAAATATTCTAGGAATTATATAATGTGTATGTACAACTGATGGATTCCATTGGTCACTAACAAGTTAGCTCTGGTGTCGATGTTTGTGTTAGCTCTGGTGGCACACCAACAAGGACTCTGGGGCCTGGAATTCAAAGCCACTGGTCAGCAATGTGAAGCTGGGTGCAGCTACGGGTGCCTGACTTCTACCATAATATTTGGGATGTGAATGATGAATCCCACTACTAAGGTCCAAATAAAGTTTGGCCAGAAAGAAGTTCCAACCTTGGGGGCTTGGGGTGAATGGCGAAGCCAATCCCATCCATATGTGTGAGTAAATGATGAATCCCCATCCATCCGTGTAATGTTTATGTAACTTGTCACCGAAAGAAAAGTTTGCATTAGTTGTGAACTGAGAGAAAAAACGATGGGTGTGCGCTGCCTGGAGAACTAACCTGTGTGCTGCTCTGCTCCTCCTCTGTTTTCTCTTATGGTCATTTGCTCGAGCAGTTTGCGTGCGTGCGCATGTGCGTCCACCGGAAACACGGCGAGAGAGTGAGGCTCCTGCTTGCCAACAAAGGAATGGTGGAGGACGGAGAGGACCTTGTCACCTCGAGGACGATGGCGCTGGTGACGAGGTCGGAAGACGCCGTCGGGAGGGGCGCGCATATCCTGTACTCCCAAGCATGCAGTACTCCAGCTGCACCAACCACATCACAGCCGTTGGATGGAACATGTAGGTACAGGATGAAGTGTGGATGCCCCATCCGCgaaatttgcagaaaaccccctaTATAAGTACAGAATAATTTTAACAGTCCCATATCTAGCTCTAATAAAGATGTGCTGCCAGGTTTGgaacagaaaaaaaaaaagaCGGATCATGTATTTGTTTCATGCTGACACATTCAACTGATCCAATACACATATATACGGCAACAGCTCTATGGCACAAATATGGATTTTCCAAGATGACATACAAAATAGACATGCTCCGTAGGAAGTGCTCAACAGAAACATTCAACAAGTTGATTTACGAAGGCAAAGGTAATTAAAAGAAAATAAATGATTAGTAAGTCCATGAATCAAGATTTGAGCTCATAAAAATCAGCACCAAAATTGCAAAGGCGGCAATCAAATTAGAAGGTAACACGTCAACAACCATCTCGAGATAGCTCATAGTATGACAGTAATATGATTTGCCAATGGTACGCATGACAATACGCATAAATCTACCATAAAGCACACAACCAGAGTTGCAACCGAAATTTATTATTACAATCCAAGGTACACCACATTAGGAGGTGTACATATATTGCACCAGCAGACTCAACTAGCTGTACATATATTGCACCAGCAGATTCAACTAGCCATAGCAGAAGTGTGTAGCAGATCCATATAGCCGTTTTCATCCATTATTTAGCGCAAAGGAAAGGATGTCCGCTACCAAGGGTTAGGATATGCTACAAAATAAGAAACAAGTCAAAGATATGCAAACATACTCAACATGTTTTAATCGATGAGGACAAATATAAATACCGTTTGAGCTGTCATGTCCGACTTGGTAACTAGAACAATGTACTGATGGTGAACCTTGCCAGACACTACTTGCTCTACAAACAAGGAAAGTGTATTATGGAAAGCTGACAAAAGACATACTATTAAAATTATGGTTCATTTACCTTTTTCCTTTTGCTAATGGCCTCCTCTGAACCCTCTTCAATCTCTTACCACTACCTTTCGTGTTTGCAACATCAGGAGGATGAATTTTGATGATGCTTGGGAATGTCGTTCCAATAAAGGATTCAAACTCTTGAACTTTACTTTGCTCGTCAAATGGCCCCGTATGCCTCAAGTGTGCAAGAGCATCAGTAATAACTTTGTGGAAGTATTTCATTTTGTCCTCACAATGTTTAGCTTCATGCAATGCCGAGCTGAACTGAGAGCATGTTTCTGAGTACAATTTCTTCATGGTAGGTGAAAGGGATGTAGATGACCCTTCCAGCTCATTTCCATTTGCATCATAGGAAAGATGTCGTGCAGCCATTTTAGTCCATCTATGCAGCACATATTGGCTTGGTATTTCATTACACCCATCATTCTTTAAGACAACAATGATGTGAGAGCAAAGGATGCCTAGTGACTCGAACATTCGACAAGTACATTGTGCAACTTTCGTATTAGTGTTGTAACAGACCACTCTTATCCTGCCACTAAGATCGGCAATGCTCGTGGTTCGGATATCACCAACCTGCTCAATAGTTTTTACATGGCGATGGTCCCTAGCAGCCACCACCTCACGTTGGAAAGCAACGAAAATGTTGTGGGTATACACTTCTCTGGCATGAGCCTCAATTCCCCAACAAGTCTGAAGTATTGGCAAGGTATGAAGGGTAGAATTATCCTCCTGCAACTCCTTTTGTCGTTGctcttctaaagtggtttcaaatCTTACCCAAAACTCAATCAAGGCAAGTTTCCGGTTAGTGAAGTGACGGAAAAATGCATTCTCACTCTCAGATCTTGATGTTGTGCGCAATATTCCGCCAAGGGAGAACTCCATAAAGTATGCTGGAATCCATCATTGGCGTAAATCATACTTTTCTTTCAACCATTCATTATCCTCTAAGCCAAACTCAGAAATTATTGAAGACCACCGTGATTCGAACTCATCTGGAGTCTCTGATCCCCACACACGCGCCATGAACTTTGGTTTAAAATCTTCATTATTTCTCAAGATGGGTCCAACTTTTTCAGGGAGTTTCATCAGAATATGCCACATACAAAGTCGATGCTTTGTGGTCGGAAATATAGATTCTATTCCTCTTCTCATGCTTTGGTCCTCATCGGTTATGATTAGCTTTGGTGCAACCCCACACATTGCTTTCAAGAAAGTCTGAAATAACCATTTGAATGATGCAATCTTCTCATTTGACAAAAATGCAGCACCAAATGTAACACAAGATTTGTGATGGTTAACTCCAGTAAAAGGCGCAAATACCAAGTCATACTTGTTGAATCGATATGTAGAGTCGAATGACCCAACATCACCAAACAATGAATAGTTCTTTCTACATATACTATCTGCCTAGAAAATATTGGTCAACTTATTGTTCTCATCTACCTGGTAATCAAAGTAGAACGCCGGATTGGCCTTCTTTTTATTTTCCATTATATCTACTATAAGTTGTCCATCTGCTCCCTTAATCGCTGCTTTGAAATCACGTTGACAGTTTTGTAAGTCACGTTTTGTGCAACCAATGTTTCCTTGCCCACCCTTCTCTATGCTAAGCAAGCGAAAAGTTTTTGATGTGCCAAGCAATGCCTTACTGCATGTAAATAGCTTGTTTCTCAAATCAGTAGTTACCTCTCCATTTGACCTGATGAGATGCCTCTTATTTGGTGAGACAAGTTGGTGTGTATGTGATTCAACAAACTGGACGACCTCATACTTGTTGTCAATTTGCCTCTTCAATCCCATCATAGCCTCACAACCGCATCTGCTTATCTTGATATTTCTTTTAGCCTTTTTTCTTTGCATTTCTTGAGTAACTTGACCTATATCCACCGACTTTTCCTTCCTCCAACCTTGTCTTGCACACACAAACTTCTTCCAAACTATTACACCACCCTCTCCTTTATGTTGTGTCCAAATGCGCACAGAGAAGCCAACCTCGTGAGCATACATTCTATAGAATGCCAAACCTGCCTCCCAGCTATCAAATTGCATTCCAATTGAGGGTTGCAGGCTATCATCACGCTCAGGCTCGTAAGTTGACCCCTGTGTAAGTATAATATCATGGATTAGCTGCAGAACAGAAATCCATGACATTACTAGGTAATAAACTTACACCCACGGGAAGGCTGCTGGCTCTCTTTGATGTGTTGTAACGATCTTCAACATGTATGTTATGTCCAGTTTGGACCTAGCAAGGTTGTTAGAACATTAGTGAAATGACATCCACATATACAAATGGGGAATATAACAAAAAaaataccatggagaagttgttcGCATCATCAAGTCCCATCACTGTAGTTGATCCGGCACTCGGAGCAATACTTGACATTGACTCCATTCCCTACTCGGAGCAAAAAAAATTTTATTAGATATCAAAGCAACTACGAGTTAGCTTGTCATGAGAGCTGCAGCACATTGTAGTCTAAAAAACAACAATTCCATGGTAAAGTGATGAAGAGAGAAAATATCTGAATGCACTGGCACATATATGTACTAAGGAAAAAGAGTGCTGTAAAGATGGTGCTAACCAAAAACGTTCTGAGTACAACAACAAAAGCATGGCATCTTGCCATTATCATGGACACATAGCATTGCATGAATGTAATACAGTACAGCACCTTTTTTCTAAATAAGAATGAGGAAGGATAAAGAGCTAAGACAGTTAATTCAGTAACCAAAACAACTATTGTTTAGTTCAATGGAATACTGAACAAATAGATAGTGAACCCTCGGAAATTAGTGTAGTCGCAAACATTGTACAGGCAGATGAATGAATCTTGGTCTTGCCAACAAGCACTTCACCTCCGGGTCCTTGAACAGGTAGGTGAAATTAGTCTGTACTCATGTACACTGACGGAGCTACGGCAAGGCTAAATTGGTCGTAAGCTCGCCCAGGATTAGAGAAAAAAGCATATATTTATATGAAAGCCTAGCCTTGCATAGCACGCGGCAAGCCCGATATAGACCAATAATGGAGATAGAGTGCAAGCACGCAGCACCACAACATAGCACTCGTTCCTCGGAAAGAAAAAGCACGTAGATGTGGAGCTCTGTTTCTTCCCCCACCTCAAAGCGCAGCAATCAGCATAAATCAGCTGTTGGCTAACACGGCGCTGGCCGCCAGCTATCAGGGCACCACACACAGCCGTGCCTCCCACGGTCAGACGCCCGGACGGCCCACCAGCCACCGGCACATAGCTCCGCATCAGCTAGCCGGCGAGGTGGCGACGCAGCTCTCTAGCTCCAGTTCTCTGAATTCATCAGAATCACTCGATGCTAGGTTACCAGATCTGAATACTTGCAAGCTGCACATGTGACTGAACTGAAGAAATTGAAATCATTTATGCTCTCCGGCCCGCACAACTATCTTAACGTAGCTCTGCTCATGTACAGTATCAGGTAATGGGTTGCTGAAATTGTACTATACCTAATTGCCCAAATATCTAGTCCAAGTAATATATAGCACATTTTTTCAGTGATTAATTTCCTGAGCCTGATACAATACAGAGATATCGCCACATTTTTTCCAAGCTAGAATTATCTACATCTCAGAAAATCAACTTAATGGGAACAATGGATTACAACCAAACGCACAAAATAACACTAGGTTGTAAGATCCAACAACATACCTGAAGATCTGAGTTCTATTCTCCGGCGTCAATGGATGGCGGAGCTAGGCGCCGGATCAGGAAGGGAAGGGGAGAGGGCGAGGTGGAGTTGGCGGGGCGGGGATGGGGAGACATCTCCGCAGAACGACGAAGCACAGTGCGTCAGCGCGGCGGCGCCCTCGTTCGCCCAGGTCCGCCGCCGGAGACCCAAGAACTCTGTTCGTGTTCTTTCTGTTCCGATTTGGGGACAGTCACACGCCTGGGAGGTAGGTGACGGAAAAATTATGTACGCATTTGGGGGTTGTTTGCAAATTTCCACGGGTGGAACGCTTGGATTGGATCCTATGCCTACATTATGCATCTAACGGTTGTGGTTTGCATGGTGCAGCCGGAGCACACAATCAATGGGAGTACAGAATATTTTCCCGTCGGGAAGGCTGGCGGCGACCCGCTGGACGAACTCCCTCGCGCTCGACGCCGACCCGCTCCAGCGCCGCCATCCTCCTCCGCCGCACCCATACCGGGCTGCGGGCTTGACCGCCGCCTTGGGTCCTCCGCCCCCACTACCCGCTGGCGCCGGTCGTCGGCGATGTAGGAGTGGGCAGAGCCGGCGACCCAGTGACTCTTACAAGTGACCCACCGAAGGAAATCAAGATTTTTTTAATAATCCCTCTACTCCATATTAGACTGAGAGCCTGTTTGAATTGTGATTATCTTTGCCACATAATTTtaccacacttgcctaacttgagttgcgtAAATTCTTAGCCACACTTTTGCTTGTCTAAGAAAATTTTACCACACTTTTTATGTCTTTGACATGTGAGGCTTATTGCTCATAAAATTTTGTTGGCCTTAGCATATATTATTAGATTTATCGTAAGATGTATTTTCATATTTTATATATTTGACATTGTATATATAAATAGTTTTCTCTATATTCTTGATCAAAGTTTCTAAagtgcactacattatggaacggagggagtattttctAAGGACATACTGAACATTATTTTCACATATAAATTATAGTACTATTCTTAGACTATTTACATTTGGGATTACAAGTAACTAAAACATTATGCTTATATTTTCATTCCCAACATATTCATGGTCCAGAACTCCAGCTACTTCAGATATTTCTTCACATTGAGGATTACTAACCAAAGCGTCATACATAGTGATATTGATAGGAAAAGAGACGAGGGAAGGGGGTTGTGGGTGAAAATACACCCAGCATGAATCTTGCAACATTCTTGGACCATCGAGTACGTCAAAAATAGGTGTAGAAGAACGGCATTCAGCTTCTGGTTGCTGTCAATCCTTGGCTCCACTCCACTCTCATGTGGTTGTAATTAAATTCCAAGCTTCAGGAAGACCTGGTCGGCCTGCTACCTCTGGTCCCCAGCCGTATAACAGAGGGAACCCCATGAACAAGGCAGAGCAGAATAGCGATCAGTGACCTTCCCATGCAAATGACTGGTGTTAACGTTTACACGTAGCACAGGTCATGTTCCTGTGTACAAACGACAATCAGTCACAAGAAATTTCGCCTCAGATGTCACTGTAAGCAGTTAACCATCATAGAAAATTCAACAGTTAGGACACCAATAATTGTTCTCTTTTTTTCTGGTCGAGGTGGCACCAGGAGTTGGAATTACATATATATCACACATACATGGGGTGTCCTGCACCAAGAAAAACATATATCCAACCCTCAGAAGGAAGAAGATCATACATCCAAGGCAAAAGCACCCATGGACATGCTTCAGCTCTCCTGCATCCAAATAGCCATAGCCTTGCTCTTGTTCACTCAAGCCAAGAGCACCACACAGGACACATCTGCCCTGCATCCAGACGATGCGATCCCCAGCTGTGTTGCTATTGAGAGGTCTGCCCTTCTCTCCTTCAGGGCAGGTCTATCAGATCCTGGCAACCTCCTTTCGTCATGGAAGGGTGACGACTGCTGCCAATGGAAGGGCGTCTACTGCAGCAACAGGACCGCCCATGTTGTCAGGCTGGATCTCCAAGGCACTTACTGTGCAACTGAGGATTGGAGTACGCCGGTGCTAGGAGGCAACATAAGCTCCTCGTTGCTTGGTTTAAAACATCTACAGTATCTCGATCTCAGCTGCAACAGATTCGACAAGATACAGATACCAGACTTCATCGGTTCTCTCCATAAGTTGAAATATCTCGACCTATCAGACTCAATGTTCATTGGAAGGATACCACCACAGCTTGGTAACCTCTCCAACTTACAATACTTATATCTTGTGTCCTCAACCTGGAATGTTGGTTATTCTTCTTTCTATAATGGCACATACTCCACGGATATCACGTGGTTGTCAGGGTTAACTATCCTTGAGCACCTGGATATGACCTTTGTGAACCTCAGTACAATTGTTCACTGGCTTCCGGTGGTGAACATGCTTCCAACTCTGAAAGTTCTTCATCTTTCCGATTGCCAGCTTAGAAATAGCCCTGATTCTCTTCCAGTCTCAAACCTGACTTCTCTTGAAACACTAGACTTTTCAGGCAACCACCTTCATAAACGTAGCGCGCCCAACTGGTTTTGGGATTTAACTGGCCTCAAGAATCTACACATGTCGAGCAGTGGTTTCTATGGCCCTTTTCCGGACGAGATAGGTAATATGACCTCGATTGTGGAGCTTCATTTATCATATAATAACCTAGTGGGCATGATACCATCCAACTTACAGAACCTATGTAATTTGGAGAGATTAGATTTTTCTATGAACAACATCAACGGGAGTATAGCAGAGTTATTCCATCGATTACCCAGCTGTTCACAGAATAAACTAAAAGAGTTGTCTCTATCAGTCAGCAATCTGACTGGAAGCCTGCCGACTACACTAGTAGAGCCCTTGAGAAACCTGAGCTGGCTGGATCTTTATGGGAACAAACTCACTGGTCATGTCCCGGTGTGGATAGGAGAGCTCACACAGCTAACTGTGTTGGACCTTAG
The sequence above is a segment of the Aegilops tauschii subsp. strangulata cultivar AL8/78 chromosome 6, Aet v6.0, whole genome shotgun sequence genome. Coding sequences within it:
- the LOC109773302 gene encoding receptor-like protein EIX2 codes for the protein MAKADMDTLQLACIQVAIALLLLTQAKSTTEDTSALHPNGTITSCIAGERSALLAFRAGLSDPGNILSSWKGDDCCRWKGVYCSNRTGHVVKLDLGGPDHYGGCDEGRQMLAGNISSSLLGLQHLRYLDLHCNGFDKIQIPEFIGSLHQLRYLDLSSLLFIGKIPPQLGNLSNLQYLNLDNSYICPFCTYSKDITWLSRLTSLEQLDMTYVNLSTIVHWVPVVNMLPTLKVLRLPFCELGSSPDSLLLSNLTSLETLDLSENNFHKSSRPNWFWDVSSLKHLNISANDFYGLFPDEIGNMTSIVELGLSNNNFVGMIPSSMKNLCNLELLGFPFNNINGSIQELFNRLPSCSQNKLQWLDASNCSLTGSLPTTPVDSIINLSHLQLRNNRLGGHVPVWLGELTNLAMLDLSSNNLDGVMHEGHFSRLEKLYTLDLSDNSIAITVSPTWVPPFSLREIYLRSCQLGPKFPVWLRWQKQVRALDISNTSINDMVPDWLWFAASSAGFLNLRDNQIKGVLPSTMEFMHAQEMDFSSNQLGGPIPKLPLNLIGLDLSRNNIVGPLPSDFGAPWLETLVLYDNMISGGIPSSLCKLRSLQLLDLSGNNLNGSITDCVVNESGTDMTSLSIINLSFRNNSLSGEFPSLLQKCPQLIFLDLGLNQFSGALPAWIGEKLLSLSFLRLRSNMFYGHIPVKLTKLVNLQYLDLAYNNISGSIPRSIGNCTGMRQARGNSDNLRYALNTFFQLGENKLVDYTENLTVLMKGQERLYTGEIIYMVNLDLSCNSLTGEIPEEISTLIELKNLNLSWNSFNGKIPENVGALMQVESLDLSHNDLSGEIPSSLSALTSLSRLNLSYNNLKGKIPAGNQLQTLEDPTSIYIGNPGLCGPPLSQNCSSKPEQIPGEYHGVAIDDVVSFFLALGSGFVMGLWVVFCTFLFKRRWRAAWYSLCDSLYDWVYVQVAVTWTSLRGKNNG